The region GTGTTCCGCACGGCCTGCCCCATAAACCAGAGCACACAGGCCGTCGGCACGGCGACCGCCAGCGCCAGCAAGAGGAGCAGGCGCCACGACCCGCCACCTGCCCCAGCGCCCGTGCTGCCCACCCGTCTGAACTCACTCCTTGCCATGTGCCCCTTCCAGGCGCGCGACCTCCTGCCTCAGGATTTCCACCTTCTTGATGGTGCCTTCATAATCCGCTTCTGCCCGCACGCAACGCAGTTCCGCTTCCGCAGCCACGCCCGGCTCGCCGACGCCACTCTGGTGAGCGGCCTCTGCGCGCTTCAGTGCCATTTGAGCGAAATGGACCTCCGCCCTGCCCTTGACGAGATCGGCCTCCGCCTCCGCAAGGCGGATGCGCAGGTCGGCAAGCTGCGCTGCGGTGCCCATGCTGCCCGCAGCCGTGTCATCGCTGCCTGCCGCAGTCCGGATGACGTCGTCGCCGGTGCCCTGTATCCCACTGACGTCGTCGCCGGTGCCCTGTATCCCACTGACGTCGTCGCCGGTGCCCTGTATCCCATCCGGGCCGTCGCTGGTGAGCCTGCAGAGACCGGGGCCGTCGGGGATGGGGAATGCGTAGCGGTAGGGCTTCCCCCATGGGTCGTTGGGCGACGACACGGCCCTGATGTACGGCCCATGCCAGTCCGCAACGCCTGCCGGCCGGGCGATGAGTGCATCGAGCCCCTGATCCGTCGTGGGAAAGGAACCGGTGTCAATCTCATACAGGGCCAAGGCGGTTCCCAGAGAGTCAAGGTCGGCAAGGAACGCCTGGGAGGGGGACGTCGCGGCGCCGACCATCTTGTACCTCACCATGACACGGCCCGCTCCGCCGCCGTTGTTCTGCAAGAACTGCAGCAAACCACGGCCTCCCTCCGCTGTCTGGAATGCGTAGACGACAGGCAGTCTGTCCCGTTCAAAGGCGAAGCGCGACTGCCCGGAACCGACAGCGGGCAGCGCCATGGCGGCAAGTTCCGCCGCAGAAAGGCCATGCCACGTGTCGGGGGTGCAAAGCCGAATGGCCGCATCGAACCCCGTCAGCTCCATCTTGTCCCCCCCGGTGTCGCATCCGGCGTCCACGCCGAATGCCCGCAGTGGAGCTGCGCTATTATCCAACTCATCGAGAGAGTAAACCTTCCCGCTCTCGAAGTCGACAAGGACGTTTTTGCCGCGCCCGAAGTCGGGCGGCAGCTCGATCATCGAACGGAACGCGGGCGTCGCCACTTCGGCCGGAACGTCCTGCACCAGCTTATAGCGGATCTTGACACCTCGCGGCGCCTGATCGCGCAGCTCCAGGATCTGCAGAATGCCTCTGCCCCCCTCGCGGGTCTTCAGCAGGTACGTGGCGGGAAGTGTCCCCTTCGCACTCATGAACACGGGGAAGCCCGGCACTCCCTTGCTGAGCATCTCCTCCTGCTCGAAGAAGGCCGGCTCGATCGTGTCCCACTCGGAGCTATGACACGGCACGACGACTACGTCGATCCCCGCAAGCCCGCCCTGCGGACCGGCCGTCTCCCCCGCCGCATCTATGCCCAGCTTGCGGATCGCGGCGAAGATCGCGTCTTCGCTCGCTGCTCGACCCACGCCCAAGTCCTGGGGCGAGTAGACTTTGCCCTTGTCAAAATCGATGAAGAAGTCGACGCCGTCGCTGTCATCGTTGACGAAACGTTCGATGACCGGCCCGAAGACAAGTTGCCCGGACGCCGGTACCGGTGGCTCCAGCTTCGCCAGTTCGTCCCGAGCCGAGCGCACCAGCGCCTCCTGGTCCGCGTAACGTTCGGAGACCAGGGCGAACTGCTCAAGCGCCTTCTCCTTCTCCCCCTTGGCTAACAGGCACTTGCCGAGACGGTAGTGGGCCTCGGCCACGCAGCGACGGCTTGCCTGCGCGTCCGCGATGATCTTCTGGTACGTCTCGATGGCCTTGTCGATGTCGCCGACCACTTCTTCGGCGTAGACGCCCGCCTCCAGCAGGACCGATGCCTCCTCCGCCTGCGCCGTCGCGCAGGCCAGCATCGCCAGAACCGCCGCTGCCGCCAACCACCTGACGTACTTCATCGTCCGTCCTCCCCGCACATGTTAACCCATCCCGCACCGCCATCAAGCCGCAGTATAGACAGGAAATGTCAAGAGTTTGTCACGCAACGGAACGATTTCGGCACAGGGCGAATGGAGATCCCTCTGTCTTTCGCCGTAGATTGCCGGCAGGGGCGCGGTACGGTAGAGTGGCCGCCGTTGCGTGGCTTCATTGCGAGGGTGCCGAACATGAAGAGCTGGGCGCTGCTCGGGCTGGTGGGGTTGCTGCTGCTCTGCGCCGCTGGGTGCGGAAAGGACGGGGTGACGGCGGACACGGCGCCGTTCGAGGCCGCCGTCGCACAGTACCTGGCCGGCAAGAGCATGGACATGAAGGTCACGGAGTTCGTGTCGCTGGACGTGACGGGCGACGCGGCGACCGCCGTCTGCAGGCTCACGGAGGCGTCCGGCCTCTACAGCGGCCTCGGCGTGCGCTGGCGCTTCACCTTCGAGCGCAACGGCCCCGCATGGCGGGTGACGGGCCACAAGCCGCTCTGAATGCGCCCCCCCCTTCGGTTTGACACGCGGCAGAGACGCAGGATAGGCTCTGTGCGCGAGACGGCTCCGGCGTTCGACTCTCACCCGGAGGACCTGCACCCATGCGCTGGCGCGACCTGTTCCTGCCCCGCCTGCCGTCGCGTTCGCCGCGG is a window of Candidatus Brocadiaceae bacterium DNA encoding:
- a CDS encoding tetratricopeptide repeat protein; the encoded protein is MKYVRWLAAAAVLAMLACATAQAEEASVLLEAGVYAEEVVGDIDKAIETYQKIIADAQASRRCVAEAHYRLGKCLLAKGEKEKALEQFALVSERYADQEALVRSARDELAKLEPPVPASGQLVFGPVIERFVNDDSDGVDFFIDFDKGKVYSPQDLGVGRAASEDAIFAAIRKLGIDAAGETAGPQGGLAGIDVVVVPCHSSEWDTIEPAFFEQEEMLSKGVPGFPVFMSAKGTLPATYLLKTREGGRGILQILELRDQAPRGVKIRYKLVQDVPAEVATPAFRSMIELPPDFGRGKNVLVDFESGKVYSLDELDNSAAPLRAFGVDAGCDTGGDKMELTGFDAAIRLCTPDTWHGLSAAELAAMALPAVGSGQSRFAFERDRLPVVYAFQTAEGGRGLLQFLQNNGGGAGRVMVRYKMVGAATSPSQAFLADLDSLGTALALYEIDTGSFPTTDQGLDALIARPAGVADWHGPYIRAVSSPNDPWGKPYRYAFPIPDGPGLCRLTSDGPDGIQGTGDDVSGIQGTGDDVSGIQGTGDDVIRTAAGSDDTAAGSMGTAAQLADLRIRLAEAEADLVKGRAEVHFAQMALKRAEAAHQSGVGEPGVAAEAELRCVRAEADYEGTIKKVEILRQEVARLEGAHGKE